In Macadamia integrifolia cultivar HAES 741 unplaced genomic scaffold, SCU_Mint_v3 scaffold2215, whole genome shotgun sequence, a single window of DNA contains:
- the LOC122066071 gene encoding uncharacterized protein LOC122066071, with the protein MAKGRKVGSSSRQERLLETFGYGGGGHENGNGTDVSELVEEDVWSMVDDMENMDLADHRDDHSHRHPSPPIATTANGWSRNRRWSGSGRGRREERAAVGGLSMAFVDDSGRAQTSRRIVHQSRGGGGQDGLASHSGTGHHMATSAPVNVPEWPKILRVNSVESMHDSDYGLDDGDSERVPPHEYLAREYARTRKMTATSVLEGVGRTLKGRDMSRVRDAVWSQTGFDG; encoded by the coding sequence ATGGCAAAGGGCCGGAAAGTCGGGTCGAGTAGTCGTCAGGAACGTTTACTGGAGACGTTTGGTTACGGTGGTGGAGGCCATGAAAACGGTAACGGCACGGATGTATCGGAGCTAGTGGAAGAGGATGTGTGGTCGATGGTGGATGACATGGAAAACATGGACTTGGCTGATCATCGAGATGATCACAGCCACAGGCACCCATCACCACCCATAGCCACCACCGCCAACGGGTGGAGCCGTAATCGGCGGTGGAGTGGTAGTGGCCGTGGTAGAAGGGAGGAGCGCGCGGCGGTGGGTGGGCTTTCGATGGCCTTCGTCGACGATTCCGGCAGGGCACAGACATCGAGGAGGATCGTGCATCAATCCCGAGGAGGAGGAGGACAGGATGGCTTGGCATCGCACAGTGGCACTGGACACCACATGGCTACGTCAGCGCCGGTGAACGTGCCGGAATGGCCCAAGATTCTCCGGGTTAACTCAGTAGAATCGATGCATGACTCGGATTACGGGTTGGACGATGGTGACTCAGAGAGGGTTCCGCCACACGAGTACCTGGCTCGGGAGTATGCCAGGACCCGAAAGATGACCGCCACTTCCGTTCTGGAAGGAGTCGGTCGAACCCTTAAGGGCAGGGATATGAGCCGGGTTCGTGATGCTGTCTGGAGTCAGACCGGGTTTGATGGTTGA